The nucleotide sequence GCGTATTTGAACACGCTAGAGCCCACGTTCCGTGGCACTCAGCCGAACGTCACCGAGCAGAATATACAGTCGCGGATTCGCGGGAACATTTTGATGGCGATATCGAACAAGTTCGGGTGGCTGGTGCTGACGACGGGGAACAAGAGCGAGATGGCCATGGGCTACGCGACGCTGTACGGGGATATGGCGGGGGGCTTCGCGGTGATAAAGGACGTGCCGAAGACGCTGGTATATGAACTGGCGAACTGGCGGAACGCCCATGGGACACCGTCGAAGCCGATACCGCAGGCGTCGATAGATAAGGCGCCGAGCGCGGAGCTTCGGCCCAAGCAGACAGACCAGGACGACTTGCCGGCGTATGACCTGCTGGACAAGATATTGAAGCTGTACGTGGAGGAGGAGCGGAGCTACCAGGAGATTGTGGCGTCGGGATTTGATCCTGAGGTGGTGAAGAGGGTTATTCGGACGGTGGACCTGAACGAGTACAAGCGCCGGCAGGCGCCGCCTGGGGTGAAGATTACGCAGAGGGCTTTTGGGAAGGATAGGAGGATGCCGATAGTGAATAGGTATAGTGGATTCTGAGCCTCTTAATACTAAACGAACCCTTAATCTAACACAGCCATCCCTGTTTTTAATTGGGATACCACCCCTAGCCCCTTCCCCGACTGCATCGGGACTGAGTACAGCCTGCTGGAAGGGGAAAGAAAAGTAAGATCACCTCATCACCCTCCTTCGGCCAGGCTCAGGACTGCGTCTAATTCCCTCTTCTCCTTCGCAATAGGAGAAGAGGGAGAACCTGAGGAGACAGCCGCAGCCCACACTTCCCCTGAAGGATGTGAACTCCCGAATCCACATCGGTTTGCCGTTGTTGGGGTAAAGATGCCGTGATAGGATAGCGCCAGTTGCTGGGAGGAGGTTAGTTATGGCTGCTGTTAAGTATTCCCTTCAAGATTTCATCGCTGATATGGACTCTTTGCTGTCGAGCAAGCCTGACCAGAAGAGGATTTTTGATAAGGGGTCGACATACCTTGAGCGGCTCATTGGAAATCCAGAGGCGATACCTGCCGAGTACCGCAGGCCGCTGGGCCGGGGGCCGAGGCCGCATCATGGGACGTATCGGTTGCACAAGGGGAGCAACGGGCTGTCGTTAATATCGGTTGTGTGGGGGCCTGGGGACCATATAGACCCGCACGACCACCACACGTGGGGGATGATTGGCGTGATGGACAACTTCCTGGCGGAGACGCGGTTCAAGCGGGTGGATGACCGTCGGAAGAAGGACTACGCGAGGATAGAGAAGGACCGGCTGGCGGTGTCGAAGCCCGGGGAGGTGTCGCTGCTGGTGCCGGACGTGGACGAGATCCATCAGATTGATAACGAGACGAGAAAGCCGACGGTGGAGATACACGTTTACGGACACGACCTGGGAGACCTGGAGCGGTGCAAATTTGACGCTGCGACGGGGAGGGTCAGCGTGTTCAGGTCCGGCAAGTATGATAACGAGTAGGACGGAGGACACTATTTGGCTAAGCGTGGTCAAATACGTTCGTCCTCTCCAGATAAATGTCGCTAATTGCTGATTCCAGTGGCACACGGTATACGCGTTAATGAGAATATTACGGGGCGTGTCAGTAAGATGCCGGGCCTGGTTGCCGTCATAACAGATTCCTCGGCTACGTCCTTCCGAGTGCAGAAGGACTCCGCCCGGAATGACAGTTCTATTGTTGGTTGTCATCAATACAGGTCTCAATTAGCACCAGGCGTTCACGAGGGGAGAGGACCAGCGGAGGCTCAGTCGGCCAGCGAGCCTCCGTTTAGCCTAGAGCAGTACACCGGCAATGGAAAAGAACGAGGATGGGGGTACCCATGGCTACCCAGTTGACGCCGGAGGCTGTTCGACGGTTTATGGCTGAGGGCGGGGAAGCCGCGTTTATTGATGTTAGGGACCAGGGGAACTACAACAGCACGCACATACCAGGGTTCAGCAGTCTGCCGCGCCGCTTGATTGAGTTTGATCTGAAATGGATGGCGCCTTACAAAGGGGTGAGGCTGGTGCTGTGCGACGATAACGGCCGGCAGGCCGGGCTGGCGGCGTCGACGGTGGAGAGGATGGGGTATACCGACGTATGTGTCCTTGAGGGCGGGGTGAACGCATGGACGACGGCGGACCTGCCCACGGAATGGGGAACCAACGTGTCTAGCAAGGACTTTGGGGAGCGGATGGAGGTGGAGCATCATGTACCGGAGATAGACTCGCTAGAACTGAAGGAGAGGCTGGACCGGGGCGAGAAGATTGTGATGCTGGACACTCGAACACCGGAGGAGCATCGCAACTTTTGCATACCCGGCAGCAGCGTGCTACCTAACGGGGAGATACCGCTGCGTATACATGACATAATCAAGGAGCAAGGCAAGGACACCACCATACTGCTGCACTGCGCGGGGAGGACTCGAAGCATCATCGGGACGCGGACGCTGCAGAGGATGGGATTGAAGAATGTCTACGGGCTGAAGAACGGGACGG is from SAR202 cluster bacterium and encodes:
- a CDS encoding sulfurtransferase, with product MGVPMATQLTPEAVRRFMAEGGEAAFIDVRDQGNYNSTHIPGFSSLPRRLIEFDLKWMAPYKGVRLVLCDDNGRQAGLAASTVERMGYTDVCVLEGGVNAWTTADLPTEWGTNVSSKDFGERMEVEHHVPEIDSLELKERLDRGEKIVMLDTRTPEEHRNFCIPGSSVLPNGEIPLRIHDIIKEQGKDTTILLHCAGRTRSIIGTRTLQRMGLKNVYGLKNGTAGWTLAGLELERGSQRNALGAVSSEGLKAAEAYADRVAREDGVLYVDVAGLEGLMGKRSSQTVYLIDVRTEEEYRKGHISGFRWFPGGQAVQRSDDVGAVRDGVIIFACDGRARASVTASWFRQMGYPNVYVLQGGVKGWEATGRGLEGGMPE